A segment of the Candidatus Methylomirabilota bacterium genome:
GGAAAGGGCGGCTCCAGCGGATTGCCGTTGACGTAGTGCTTGGCGGGCACCGGCATGCGCTCGGCGCGGCCGGGTAGCGCTTGCTCTCGCGTCGGGATCACGAGCTTCGAGCCCATCGTTCTGTCCTCCCGCGACCTATAGTACAGGTAGTGCGAGCCGCAGGACGGCCGGGGGCCGCAGGGCGAGCCGCAGCACGGACCGGGGCTGGGGCCCCGGCGTGCGAGGCGAGCAGAGTAACGATCCCCGCGTCCGAGGCGAGCCTACGAAACAGGTATGCGCCACTTCTCTCGCGTGGACGGATGCCAGCTCTGCCGGGCCGAAAAGATCACCCCCTGGCACTACGAGGACGCGATCTGCTGGATCGCGGAATGCGAGATCTGCGCGGTGCCCATGGTGGTCTGGCGCTACCACGGCGTGGATCCCCCCGCCGAGCACCTGGCGCACATGCACGAGCGCCTGTGCGAGGTCGCCGCGGCCGAGCTCGGAGAGTTCTGGGTGGACGAGCACATGCGCAACATCCCCGACCACTACCACGCCCACGGGCGTCCCCGGGGCGGCTTCTTCGGTCACGGCCACCGGCGGCAGGCGCGATGATGACGCCCGTGGCACACTTGGGAGGCCGAGCGGGCTGACCGCGGCCGGCGGGAGGATCGAGATGGCGACCATTCCATCGAAGCTCATGGGGGCGGAGGTCAAGCGCAAGGAGGACCCGCGACTCGTCACCGGCCGCTCGTCCTACGTCGGCGACATCGTGCTGCCGGGCCTGCACCACGTGGCGTTCGTCCGGAGCCCTCACGCGCACGCGCGCATTCGGCGGATCGACCCGTCGACGGCGCTCCGGCGCCCCGGCGTGCGCGCCGTCCTGACGGGCCAGGACATCCGCGCTCACTGCGCGCCGCTTCCCGTGGCCGGCGCCGGCGAGGGCGGTCAGGGAACGGACGGCGGCGGACGCAAGCACTGCGCGCTGTCCCTGGACCGCGTGCGCTACGTGGGCGAGGCGGTGGCGGCGGTCGTCGCGACGTCGGAGGCGGCCGCCCGCGATGCCGTCGAGGACGTGCGCGTGGACTGGGAGCCGCTGCCCGCCGTGATCGACCCCTTCGCGGCCATGGCCGACGGGGCGCCCTTGCTCCACGACGACGCGCCCCGCAACGTCGAGCACGAAAACCAGATCAAGGCCGGCGAGCCGGACCGCGTCTTCGCCCGGGCCCGGCGCGTCGTCCGCCAGCGCATGGTCAGCCAGCGCCTCTGCGGCGTGCCGCTGGAGGGGCGGGCAGCCCTCGCCGCGCCCGATCCCGCCACCGGCGGCCTCACCCTGTGGGTGACCAACCAGGCCCCGCACTCCTTCCGCAACGATCTGGCCGGCGCCCTCCGCCTGCCCCAGAACCTGGTGCGCGTGATCGCGCCCGAGGTGGGCGGCGGGTTCGGCGTGAAGTTCGGCGTCTACCCCGAGGACGCGGCGCTGGCCGTCATCGCGCGGCTGCTCGGCATTCCCGTGCGCTGGGTGGAGACGCGGACCGAGCACATGCTGGCGACCACGCACGGGCGCGACCAGGTCGCCGACCTCGAGGCCGCCGTGGAGGACGACGGCACCATCGCGGCGCTCCGCATGCACGTCGTGGCCAACCTCGGCGCCTACCCGATCTTCACGTTCATCCCCGATCTCACGCTCATGATGGGCGTGGGGGTCTACCGCATCCCGAGCGTGGACCTCCGCTCCACTTGCGTGTTCACCACCACGACGCCGGTCGCCGCCTACCGGGGCGCCGGCCGTCCGGAGGCCGCCTACTACGTCGAGCGCCTCATCGACCTCGTCGCCGCCGAGCTGGGCCGGACGCCCGAGGAGGTGCGCCGGCGCAACTTCATCCCGCCCGACGCCTTCCCCTACCAGGCGCCGACCGGCCAGCGCTACGACAGCGGCCAGTACGACCGCGCGCTCAGCAAGGCGCTCGAGCTGGCCCGCATCGACGACCTGCGCAAGGAGCAGCGGCAGCGCCTGGAGCGCGGCGACCGCCACCTCCTCGGCGTCGGCATCGCGTGCTACGTAGAGATGTGCGGCTTCGGCCCCTTCGAGAGCGCGGTGGTGCGCGTCGAGCCGGGCGGCACCGTCACCGCCTACACGGGCACCTCCGCCCACGGGCAGGGCCACGAAACCACCTTCTCCCAGATCATCGCGGACTACCTGGGCGTGGACTTCGACAAGGTCGTCGTCCGCCACGGCGACACGCTCAACACGCCGATGGGCAACGGCACCGGCGGCAGTCGCAGCCTCGCCGTCGGCGGCACCGCGATCCTCAACGCGGCGCTGAAGGTGCAGGACAAGGCGCGGCGGATCGCCGCCCGCATGCTGGAGGCGGCGGCCGAAGACATCGTGCTGGCCGACGGGCGCTACGGGGTGCGGGGCGCGCCGACGAGCACCGTCACCCTGGCCGAGATCGCCGCCCACGCCTACGGCAGCGCGCTGCCGGAGGGGATGGAGGCGGGCCTGGAGGCGACCGACTTCTTCCGTCCGCCGCAGCTCGTGTACCCCTTCGGCGCCCACGTGGCCGTGGTCGAGGCCGACCGCGAAACCGGTTGCGTGCGCGTCCGCGACTTCGTCGCGGTCGACGACTGCGGCTTCCGCATCAGCCCCATGATCGTCGCCGGCCAGGTCCACGGCGGCCTGGCCCAGGGGATCGCCCAGGCGCTGCTGGAGACGCTCGTGTACGGCGAGGACGGTCAGCTCCTGACGGGGTCGCTCATGGACTACGCCGTCCCCCACGCCGACGACCTGCCGTCGTTCACGACCGCCGAGACGGTCACGCCCACGCCCTTCAACCCGCTCGGCGCCAAGGGCATCGGGGAGGCGGCGACCATCGGCTCGACGCCGGCCATCGTCAACGCGGTGGTGGACGCGCTACGCTCCTTCGGCGTGCGGCATCTCGACATGCCGTTGAGATCGGAGCGCGTGTGGCGGGCGCTGAAGGGCGCCGTCTGAGCCGGCGCTCAGCGCGCGCCGAGCATCGTGCGCAGCCAGCCCGAGATGTCGCGAATCTCCTCGGCCCACACGGAGTGCGGCATCCGGTACTCGCGCCACTCCACCCGGTAGCCCAGCTCCAGCAGCCGGTCGCGCGACTGGCGCGCGCGGGCGATGGGGATGGTCGCGTCCTCCGTCCCGTGAGCCATGAAGATGGGGACGTCGCGGTTGGCCGGGCTGGCCTCGGCGGCCAGCGCGTCGGCTAGCGGCAAGAAGCACGAGAGCGCCATGATCCCGGCCAGGCGCTCGGGGTAGCGCAGCCCGGTGTGCAGCGCCATGGCGCCGCCCTGGGAGAAGCCGGCGAGGACGATGCGCGCCGCCGCGATCCCCCGCGCCTTCTCGCGCTCGATCAGCGCCTCGATCCGCTGGTGGGAGTCTCGCACGCCCGCCTCGTCCGCGCGCCGCTCGCCCGTGTCGCCCCGGATGTCGTACCAGGCGCGCATGACGTAGCCGCGGTTGATCGTCACCGGCCGCGGCGGCGCGTGAGGGAAGACGAAGCGGACGGGCAGCGTCTCCGGCAGATCCAGCTCGGGCACCAGGGGCACGAAGTCGTGGCCGTCGGCGCCGAGGCCGTGCATCCAGACGACCGCCGCCCGGGGCGCGGGCCCGGTCTCGATCTCGACCGCCTCCAGAAGATCAGGCTTGCTCACGAGTCGCCCAAGCGCTTGAAGACGTCGCCGTATTCACGGTGGGCTTGTTCAACAATCTTCCGCAGCCGCGCGCGACGGCGCCGGGTACGCACGGGCTCAAGCAGATAACGGTCAAGGAGCTTTACCAGCTTCTTCACCACGGCGGTGAGCTCACGGAAGATCGATCGGCGCGCGGGGAGGGCGGGAGAAGTCGAAGGCTTCCAGAAACGCTTGCGCCCGCCGGTCACGGTCGGTCAGGGGCTCGAGTCCGAAGCGCCACTCGATCAGCTTCAGGATCGAGGCGTGATCGTACTGGCGGTGGCCGATGTAGCCGCGCTTGGCGTAGGGCGAGACGATCAACGCCGGCACGCGCGAACCGAGGCCGAAGCGGTCGATCACCGGCGGGCGCACGTGATCGAACCATCCCCCGCCCTCGTCGTAGGTGATCACCACGGCCAGGCGGGGCCAGTAGCGGCTGGCCATGAGCTCGCGCAGGACCTCGCGGAGCCACCGGTCCCCGGCCCCGACGGTGGAGGACACCGCGTGCGCGTTGTCCCGCGCGGCCGGCTTGACGAAGGCGACCTCCGGCAGGCCCCCGCCGCGCAGCGCGCTCACCAGGTCCTCGACGTCGCGGATGTGGGCGCGCCCGTGCGGCGTCTCCATGATGCGCTTCACGTACTGGAAGGGATTGTGGTGGGGCATGAGGCCGTGGCGGACGGCGTCGGTGCCCGCGGCCCAGCCGGCCGCGTACCACGCCCAGGTGACACCGGCCGCGTCGAGCCGGTCGGCGATGGTGGGCACGGTCTGGGGGGACTTCAGAATATGCTGCACGCGCTGCGGCGGATAGGGCGGGTCGAGGTTGTTCACGACGTAGCCCTCGGGATCGACCTCTCCGTCCTTCACCACGCGCCCGCCGGGCCCGAGCTCGATGCGCTCGGCGGCCGGCGCCTGCTGGTACCGCGCGAGCGTCCCCGAGATCAGATAGAAGTGATTCGCGAACGAGCCGCCGTGGATCCCCTGGAAGTAGTTGTCGAGGAGGACGAACTCGTCGGCCAGACGCCAGTGCACGGGCACGGCCGAGCGGTCGTAATAGCCCATGGTGATCCCGCCGCTCGTCCCCTCGGTCACCCACTTGCCCATGGCCACGCCGTCGACGCCGGCGCCGTACTGCCGCTGCATGTGATGAAAGCGGTGGACCGGATTGTTGGTCTGGTCGAAAGGCCCCACGAAGTGCAGCAGCGGGAACGGCGCGTTGGGGAGATCGTCGGGGAAGCGCGGGTCGGGCTGGCCGTCGCGCCCGAGCGGCGCCGGCAGCGTGGGGTACGTCACGCCGTTCTTGTCCGCCTGGCTGCCCACGTAGCTGGCCAGCCCCTCGGCGCCCGGGTACGTGCCGAACAGGTGGTCGAACGAGCGGTTCTCGAGAAAGAGCACGACGATGTGATCGAAGGGCGCGTGATCGCCGCGCAGCGCGCCGTCGCCGTTGAGCGCGGCACTGCAGGCGACCAGCAGCAGGCAGACGACGGCGGCAGTGAGAAGCCGGACGCGGTCCATGCTCCTCATAGCGAGATCCCCCAGATGGTCTGGACCAGGACGCCGATCCCATAGGTGACGCCCACGGCCGCGGCGATGATGACGAGATTGGTGAGCACACGCCGGCGGACATCCATGCCGGACAGGAACGCCAGGACCAGCGAGACCGCCATGATCATGGCGCCGGCCGCGACGAGGGAGGCCAGCGCGCTCGGCGCGCCCAGGAGGACGGGGAGCACCGGGACGAGCGCCCCCGCGAAGTAGCTGACGCCGACGAAGAGCGCGGAGACCCAGGCGCGGTCGGCGGTGGCCACCCCGGAAGCCTCGGTGCCCAGAAAGCGCGCCCGCCGCCGCTCCGTCCGCGCCACCTCCTGCTCGGAGCTGGAGGCGACGTAGGCGCCGGCGGCCATGGAGAGCGAGCCGGCCACCGCCGTGGTGGAGGCGGCGATGAGGACCAGGGCGGGGTTCCCGAACGCGCCGAAGAATCCGCTGACCGCGCCGAGGATCTCCACCAGGCCGTCGTTCATGCCCAGGAAGATGTCGCGGATCCGCCGGGGGTTGATCTTGCGCGCGGTCAGCTCGCTGACCACCCGGTCCTCGTGCTTGAGCTCGTCTTCGAGGATCCCGCGCACGGCCTCGCCGAGGGGCCCGCCCTGGTAGGCGTCCCACAGCGAGAGGTACTTCCGCACGCCGTACACCTCGATGGCCTCCAGCACGAGCTGGACCGCCAGCGGCCCCAAGAGCCGGCAGGCCAGATGCACGAGCCAGAGCTTGAGGCGGCGCCCCGGATCGAGGCGCGTGATGCGGAGCTGGAAAAAGTCCTGCCAGAAGTTGAAGTGCGTCGTCTCGATCGCGATCAGCTCGTCCAGCGTCTTCTGGACGTCGCCGGTGCTGACGTCCCGCAGCGCCGTGTAGAGGGAGAGGTCGAAGAGCTCGTCGAGGATGAGCTTCGCGCCCAGCTTGCGATCGGGCGCCGCCGCGGGCGCGGTCACGATCGCTGTCCCAGCCGGGTCAGGATGAACGAGTAGTCGAAGGCGGCCTCCCGCAGCGCATCGTAGCGGCCGGAGGCGCCCCCGTGGCCGGCGGCCATGTTGATCTTGAAGAGCAGCGGGTGGTCGTCGGTCTTGGTGGCGCGGAGCCGGGCCACGTACTTGGCCGGCTCCCAGTACATCACCTGACTGTCGTTCAGCGACGTCCGCACCAGCATGGTCGGGTAGCGCGGGGCCGCGATGTTGGTGTAGGGGCAGTAGGTCTTCATGTAGCGGTAGTGCTCGAGGATCTTGGGATTGCCCCACTCCTCGAACTCGGCCACCGTCAGCGGCAGCGACGCGTCGAGCATGGTGTTGATCACGTCCACGAACGGCACCCGCAGCACGGCCGCCGCGCAGAGGTCCGGGCGCATGTTGAGGACGGCGCCCACCAGCAGGCCGCCGGCGCTGCCGCCCTCGATGATCAGGCGCTCGGGGGCGGTGTAGCCGTCCTTGACGAGGAACTCCGCCACCGCGATGAAGTCCGTGAAAGTGTTGCGCTTGGCCAGCATGCGGCCGTCGTCGTGCCAGCGCTTGCCCAGCTCGCCGCCGCCGCGCACGTGGGCGACGGCCACGGTGATGCCGCGCTCGAGCAGGCTCAGCCGGTTCGACGAGAAGGTCACCGGGTACGGGATGCCGTAGGCGCCGTAGCCGGATAAGAAGCACGGGCTGGTGCCGTCGCGAGGCGCGTCGGCCCCGCACACCAGCGAGATGGGCACCCGGGTGCCGTCGGGGGCCGTCGCGTACCGGCGCTCCAGGCGGTAGCGCGCGGGGTCGTAGCCGCCCAGGACCTCCGTCCGCTTGAGGAGCGTCAGCGCGCGCGTCGCCACGTCGTAATCGTAGACCGACGACGGCGTGACGAACGACTGGTAGCGGAAGCGATAGCGCGACGTCACGAACTCGGCGTTGGGCTCGGGGTCGATCTCGTAGGCGGGCTCCGGGAACTGGATGTGATGGGAGGCGCCGTCGCGCAAGTCGGTGACGCGGAGCCGGGTCAGGCCGTCTTCCCGCTCGTGGACGACGTAGCGATCCGCGAAGACGTCCACGTCTTCCAGCATGACCTCCTCGCGGTGGGGGATCAGCTCCGTCCAGCCAGCCGGCCGCGGGTCGGCGACGGGGGCGGCGACGAGGCGGAAGTTGCGGAGGCCCCCGCCGTTGGTGCGGATGTAGAAGAGGCCGCCCCCGTGGTCCACGTCGTACTCGTGATCCTTCTCCCGCGGCAGGAGCATGGTCCACGGCGCTCCCGGCTCGGCGGCCGGCAGATAGCGCACCTCGGTGGAGGTGAGACTCGCCGAGGTGGCGAACACGAAGGCCAGGCTCCGCGAGCGCCGGAGGTGGAGCCTGAACAGCTCCTCGGCCTCCTCGTAGAGGAGGTCGTCGGTGGCGGCGCCCAGCCGGTGGCGCCACAGACGGTACGGGCGCTTGGCGTGGTCCTCGGTGACGTAGAAGAGGATCGCCGGGTCGGCGGACCACGCCAGCGTGCTGACCTTCTCGATGCGCTCGGCAGCGAGCTGGCCCGTTCTCAGGTCCTTCACGTACAGCGTGTACTCGCGGAAGCCGGTGACGTCGATCGTGTAGGCGAGGCGGTGGCCGTCGTCGCTGGCGGCGTAGGCCCCCAGCGCCAGGAACGGGTGGCCCTGGGCCAGGAGGTTGAGGTCGAGCGTCACCTCCTCGGGGG
Coding sequences within it:
- a CDS encoding alkaline phosphatase family protein, with translation MDRVRLLTAAVVCLLLVACSAALNGDGALRGDHAPFDHIVVLFLENRSFDHLFGTYPGAEGLASYVGSQADKNGVTYPTLPAPLGRDGQPDPRFPDDLPNAPFPLLHFVGPFDQTNNPVHRFHHMQRQYGAGVDGVAMGKWVTEGTSGGITMGYYDRSAVPVHWRLADEFVLLDNYFQGIHGGSFANHFYLISGTLARYQQAPAAERIELGPGGRVVKDGEVDPEGYVVNNLDPPYPPQRVQHILKSPQTVPTIADRLDAAGVTWAWYAAGWAAGTDAVRHGLMPHHNPFQYVKRIMETPHGRAHIRDVEDLVSALRGGGLPEVAFVKPAARDNAHAVSSTVGAGDRWLREVLRELMASRYWPRLAVVITYDEGGGWFDHVRPPVIDRFGLGSRVPALIVSPYAKRGYIGHRQYDHASILKLIEWRFGLEPLTDRDRRAQAFLEAFDFSRPPRAPIDLP
- a CDS encoding VIT1/CCC1 transporter family protein; this encodes MTAPAAAPDRKLGAKLILDELFDLSLYTALRDVSTGDVQKTLDELIAIETTHFNFWQDFFQLRITRLDPGRRLKLWLVHLACRLLGPLAVQLVLEAIEVYGVRKYLSLWDAYQGGPLGEAVRGILEDELKHEDRVVSELTARKINPRRIRDIFLGMNDGLVEILGAVSGFFGAFGNPALVLIAASTTAVAGSLSMAAGAYVASSSEQEVARTERRRARFLGTEASGVATADRAWVSALFVGVSYFAGALVPVLPVLLGAPSALASLVAAGAMIMAVSLVLAFLSGMDVRRRVLTNLVIIAAAVGVTYGIGVLVQTIWGISL
- a CDS encoding molybdopterin cofactor-binding domain-containing protein, with product MATIPSKLMGAEVKRKEDPRLVTGRSSYVGDIVLPGLHHVAFVRSPHAHARIRRIDPSTALRRPGVRAVLTGQDIRAHCAPLPVAGAGEGGQGTDGGGRKHCALSLDRVRYVGEAVAAVVATSEAAARDAVEDVRVDWEPLPAVIDPFAAMADGAPLLHDDAPRNVEHENQIKAGEPDRVFARARRVVRQRMVSQRLCGVPLEGRAALAAPDPATGGLTLWVTNQAPHSFRNDLAGALRLPQNLVRVIAPEVGGGFGVKFGVYPEDAALAVIARLLGIPVRWVETRTEHMLATTHGRDQVADLEAAVEDDGTIAALRMHVVANLGAYPIFTFIPDLTLMMGVGVYRIPSVDLRSTCVFTTTTPVAAYRGAGRPEAAYYVERLIDLVAAELGRTPEEVRRRNFIPPDAFPYQAPTGQRYDSGQYDRALSKALELARIDDLRKEQRQRLERGDRHLLGVGIACYVEMCGFGPFESAVVRVEPGGTVTAYTGTSAHGQGHETTFSQIIADYLGVDFDKVVVRHGDTLNTPMGNGTGGSRSLAVGGTAILNAALKVQDKARRIAARMLEAAAEDIVLADGRYGVRGAPTSTVTLAEIAAHAYGSALPEGMEAGLEATDFFRPPQLVYPFGAHVAVVEADRETGCVRVRDFVAVDDCGFRISPMIVAGQVHGGLAQGIAQALLETLVYGEDGQLLTGSLMDYAVPHADDLPSFTTAETVTPTPFNPLGAKGIGEAATIGSTPAIVNAVVDALRSFGVRHLDMPLRSERVWRALKGAV
- a CDS encoding S9 family peptidase translates to MLSPPIAKKIPKIDLVHGDVRQDDYFWLRHKDDPEVVAYLEAENAYTDAILKSTEPFQQALYQEMLGRIKEDDQTVPYKRGAHVYYLRTEKGKQYPIYCRKHGLDAPEEVTLDLNLLAQGHPFLALGAYAASDDGHRLAYTIDVTGFREYTLYVKDLRTGQLAAERIEKVSTLAWSADPAILFYVTEDHAKRPYRLWRHRLGAATDDLLYEEAEELFRLHLRRSRSLAFVFATSASLTSTEVRYLPAAEPGAPWTMLLPREKDHEYDVDHGGGLFYIRTNGGGLRNFRLVAAPVADPRPAGWTELIPHREEVMLEDVDVFADRYVVHEREDGLTRLRVTDLRDGASHHIQFPEPAYEIDPEPNAEFVTSRYRFRYQSFVTPSSVYDYDVATRALTLLKRTEVLGGYDPARYRLERRYATAPDGTRVPISLVCGADAPRDGTSPCFLSGYGAYGIPYPVTFSSNRLSLLERGITVAVAHVRGGGELGKRWHDDGRMLAKRNTFTDFIAVAEFLVKDGYTAPERLIIEGGSAGGLLVGAVLNMRPDLCAAAVLRVPFVDVINTMLDASLPLTVAEFEEWGNPKILEHYRYMKTYCPYTNIAAPRYPTMLVRTSLNDSQVMYWEPAKYVARLRATKTDDHPLLFKINMAAGHGGASGRYDALREAAFDYSFILTRLGQRS
- a CDS encoding alpha/beta hydrolase fold domain-containing protein, which gives rise to MSKPDLLEAVEIETGPAPRAAVVWMHGLGADGHDFVPLVPELDLPETLPVRFVFPHAPPRPVTINRGYVMRAWYDIRGDTGERRADEAGVRDSHQRIEALIEREKARGIAAARIVLAGFSQGGAMALHTGLRYPERLAGIMALSCFLPLADALAAEASPANRDVPIFMAHGTEDATIPIARARQSRDRLLELGYRVEWREYRMPHSVWAEEIRDISGWLRTMLGAR